The Pseudomonas sp. MPC6 nucleotide sequence CGCCAAGGCTGCGCCAATGCCTTCCTCGACCTGCAAGGCCTGCGCCGGCACTGCAAGTTATCCACAGCCGATGAAAACTGGCTGGAATCCGCCTGCGAGCGCTTGACCCTGTCGTTGCGGGCGGCCCATCGACTGCTCAAGGTAGCGCGCACCCTGGCGGACCTTGAGCAAGTTGATGGCATCACCCGTGAACATCTGGCTGAGGCGCTGCAGTACCGGCCAACCACTCACTGATGGCCTTACTCCTTGGTGAGATCCACCAACGGCGTCTGCCGCACCTCGGTTTCCCGCCCATCCTGAATCTCGCTCACCCGCTTCAGCGCCTGATCCACAGCGCCCTTGTCCGCCAACAAGCTATAGCTGATCCGGAACTCCTTCTGCTCCTTCGGCCCAATCGTCGGCACCAGACCCAGTGGCCGTTGATACCGGCGGTTGTAGGAAAAGCTCGTTCCTGGCTCAAGACCCGTGACATAGCCCTGCCCTTGGGTATCGGTGTTTTTCCACAGGGAGAACACAGGCAACGTTTGGGTATTGAAGCCGACCGAGACACCCAGGCTGCCCGCCTTGTTGTGCAGCACGGTCAGCGTATCGCCCTTGGCGTCGGCATAGGGCACCACGTTGTAAACCGTTTCGTCGTAGACCTTGGTCGGTGCGCGGTAGGTTTGCCAGTCCGGCAGATCGCCTTTGGCCTTGTCGTTGAATGGCGATACCTGTTTCACCGGCGCGACAAAGCGGGCGCCCTGCTCGAGGAACGGGGTGCTGAAGTTGCTGTGGTAGAGCGCTTGGTATTCTTTCGAATAGTCGCCGTTATTGCGCAGGGTATCGTTAAGGCTAAAGCTCGCACTGCCAGGTTCGGTAACCAATTCGGTCGCGACGGAGAAGTCGACTTTCTTGAACGCCTGCTCTTTCAGCTCGCCGCGCAGGCTGATGGCGTGCGGCGGTTTTTCGTCGATGTGCAGGGTGACTTTATTGGCCGGGATGTTGGCGGCGCGACCGTGCAGGGTCAACAGTTCGCCGTTGTCCATGCCGGGGTGGCCGACCCATTCGTAGCCGCAGCGGGTGACCAGTTCGTTGAAGCCTTCCAGCCAGCCCAGGCCGCCGCGACCGTTGAGTTCGATGAAGGATGGATTGACCACCTCCTTGACCGGCGAATCCCAGCCCATGCGCACATCGCCTACGGAGGCCTGCAGGACGTTCATCCCACGGGTCGGCACCACCGAGAGTTTCATGGTGCCGTTATCGATGTCGACGATGCTGACGCCTTCTTGCCGACCGCCGTGCAAGGTGCGCAGGGTAACGGAGAAGGGTTTATCGGTTTTCACGCCGAGTTGCTGACTGGTGATCTGCCAGTTCTGGGCGGCCTTGTCGGTATCGAGCAGGACG carries:
- a CDS encoding aldose 1-epimerase family protein: MTPLKLFVALSALSAASHAMAWDYVLLDTDKAAQNWQITSQQLGVKTDKPFSVTLRTLHGGRQEGVSIVDIDNGTMKLSVVPTRGMNVLQASVGDVRMGWDSPVKEVVNPSFIELNGRGGLGWLEGFNELVTRCGYEWVGHPGMDNGELLTLHGRAANIPANKVTLHIDEKPPHAISLRGELKEQAFKKVDFSVATELVTEPGSASFSLNDTLRNNGDYSKEYQALYHSNFSTPFLEQGARFVAPVKQVSPFNDKAKGDLPDWQTYRAPTKVYDETVYNVVPYADAKGDTLTVLHNKAGSLGVSVGFNTQTLPVFSLWKNTDTQGQGYVTGLEPGTSFSYNRRYQRPLGLVPTIGPKEQKEFRISYSLLADKGAVDQALKRVSEIQDGRETEVRQTPLVDLTKE